A window from Fibrobacter sp. UWB11 encodes these proteins:
- a CDS encoding dimethylsulfonioproprionate lyase family protein, translated as MEQIVINNLIEESQNFLFKRAKIDDKIGLEAAKFAVHDIPKPLGKFEKSKSPLIHWIKDAVKHGNSETNDFLKAIEPALPYLPWKYNYEPRPDMAGIENQLGWGEILGPEAPYRDEQFCFGFTLLGKNTFYPSHQHPATELYVVLSGHAIWTLDGHSQIRGPGDFILHPSNHIHSMQTENEPMLALYTWSGKDVKTLSKYV; from the coding sequence ATGGAACAAATCGTTATAAACAATTTAATCGAAGAATCCCAAAATTTTCTTTTCAAAAGGGCCAAGATAGACGACAAAATCGGACTGGAAGCCGCCAAGTTTGCCGTACACGATATTCCCAAACCTTTGGGCAAATTCGAAAAAAGCAAATCACCCTTAATCCACTGGATTAAGGATGCAGTCAAGCATGGCAACTCCGAAACGAACGACTTTTTAAAAGCAATTGAGCCGGCACTTCCCTATTTGCCTTGGAAATACAATTACGAGCCTCGCCCCGATATGGCCGGTATCGAAAATCAACTGGGATGGGGAGAAATTCTCGGCCCAGAAGCGCCGTATCGTGACGAGCAATTTTGTTTTGGATTTACGCTCCTTGGGAAAAATACCTTTTACCCATCACACCAGCACCCCGCTACAGAGCTTTACGTTGTACTTTCTGGGCACGCCATTTGGACTCTCGACGGACATTCCCAAATACGAGGCCCAGGGGATTTCATTCTGCATCCATCAAACCACATCCATTCCATGCAAACCGAGAACGAACCCATGCTTGCCCTTTACACCTGGAGCGGCAAAGACGTCAAAACGCTTTCAAAATATGTGTAA
- a CDS encoding 50S ribosomal protein L11 methyltransferase — MSIIVDVNKYLSLDSAPKHIKDYLSIEVADHAYLPKTEDIKSDWVAYIAAPAFKLIREKLGKDIEAFASIGTGSGIDVLTGIELLGAKRVGFTDLQKSVVAAAAQNVRNNVKDFKSIEFEFGNGDLLQPLQNGKRKFDVIYENLPNVPLASDTKIEDKRNSGHYLEKRIEPIPEFVHEQMLDLHYLALKQAKEFLAEDGAVYSTLGGRVPLNAFIKLGEFAGLNSEIFTYSWKVQAEPEDVISGYAAQEKAGLGPFRFYRASDLQKAFASVTVKESGSRAFEIEKSLDSVKLSANAAYEAFKQGETIGHTVAVLKSSTR, encoded by the coding sequence TTGAGTATCATTGTTGATGTTAATAAATACCTTTCCTTAGATAGCGCTCCAAAACACATCAAGGATTACCTGTCTATTGAAGTCGCTGATCACGCTTACCTGCCTAAAACAGAAGACATCAAAAGCGACTGGGTCGCCTATATTGCAGCCCCAGCATTCAAGCTCATCCGCGAAAAATTAGGCAAAGACATCGAAGCCTTCGCCTCTATTGGCACCGGTTCTGGAATTGATGTTTTGACAGGCATCGAACTTTTGGGAGCAAAGCGAGTCGGTTTCACGGATCTGCAAAAAAGTGTCGTTGCAGCAGCCGCACAAAACGTTAGGAACAATGTAAAAGACTTCAAATCCATTGAGTTTGAATTTGGCAATGGAGATCTTCTACAGCCGCTCCAAAACGGCAAACGAAAATTCGATGTCATTTACGAGAACCTCCCCAACGTTCCTCTTGCAAGCGATACAAAGATTGAAGACAAACGCAACAGCGGCCATTACTTGGAAAAACGCATAGAGCCAATTCCCGAATTCGTACACGAGCAAATGCTAGACTTGCATTACCTCGCACTCAAGCAAGCCAAAGAATTCTTGGCAGAAGACGGGGCGGTCTATTCTACGCTCGGCGGGCGCGTTCCATTAAACGCATTTATCAAGCTTGGCGAATTTGCAGGGCTCAATTCCGAAATTTTCACATACTCCTGGAAAGTTCAGGCAGAACCAGAAGACGTGATTTCGGGATACGCCGCACAAGAAAAGGCCGGACTCGGACCATTCCGTTTCTACCGCGCAAGCGACTTGCAAAAAGCATTCGCATCCGTCACGGTCAAGGAATCCGGAAGCCGCGCTTTCGAAATCGAAAAGTCACTGGACTCCGTAAAACTTTCCGCTAACGCCGCATACGAAGCATTCAAACAAGGCGAAACCATAGGCCACACCGTTGCTGTATTAAAATCAAGTACAAGATAA
- a CDS encoding O-acetylhomoserine aminocarboxypropyltransferase/cysteine synthase family protein has product MSKLNSKKDINTANIADSNNWNFATKCLQAGWKPKIGEPRVLPIFQSTTYKYEDVDEVERLFALKQSGNKYTRTGNPTVAAFESKITELEGGVGAVATASGQSAVLLAISNLVKAGDHIVASKHIYGGSYTLLSVRLSKLGIETTFINPEDSIAELRKAFRPNTKLIFGETIGNPALGILDFDKFSKLAKEFDVPFLVDNTLATPFLVKPLQHGANVVIHSATKYIDGHAIALGGVVIDGGNYNWENGKFPDLVEPDAQYANTSYTKKFGRAAFIAKARAQYLRDFGAALSPFNAFLLNLGLETLHLRMPQHSNNALALAEFLSKNPAVNWVSYPGLKSSPNFKRIRKYFDYQGGSGVLTFGLKGGKTAIRSFVKALKVAALVVHVGDARTSVLHPATSTHSQLSPKDRLAAGIPDDMIRVSVGIEDPRDIIADFEQAINTSIKGGK; this is encoded by the coding sequence ATGTCCAAACTAAATTCAAAAAAAGATATCAATACAGCAAATATCGCTGATTCAAACAATTGGAATTTTGCAACAAAATGTCTACAAGCCGGCTGGAAGCCCAAGATTGGTGAGCCGCGCGTTCTCCCAATTTTCCAATCAACTACTTACAAGTACGAAGATGTAGACGAAGTCGAAAGACTTTTCGCACTGAAGCAATCCGGCAATAAATACACCCGCACCGGAAACCCAACCGTTGCTGCGTTCGAAAGCAAAATTACGGAACTCGAAGGCGGCGTAGGCGCAGTAGCCACAGCATCAGGGCAATCCGCTGTGTTGTTGGCCATTTCGAATCTCGTAAAAGCAGGCGACCACATTGTTGCAAGCAAACACATTTATGGCGGCAGTTACACGCTGCTTAGCGTAAGACTTTCAAAACTCGGCATTGAGACCACATTCATCAATCCCGAAGATTCCATTGCAGAACTTCGCAAGGCTTTCCGCCCGAACACCAAGCTCATTTTCGGAGAAACGATCGGAAATCCTGCCTTGGGTATTCTGGATTTCGATAAATTTTCGAAACTCGCCAAAGAATTTGACGTTCCCTTCCTTGTCGACAACACGCTCGCCACACCATTCCTTGTAAAGCCCTTACAGCATGGCGCAAACGTGGTCATTCATTCCGCAACAAAGTATATCGACGGCCACGCAATTGCTCTTGGCGGTGTCGTGATTGACGGCGGCAACTATAATTGGGAAAACGGAAAATTTCCAGACCTCGTAGAACCCGATGCTCAATACGCCAACACTTCCTATACTAAAAAATTTGGACGAGCCGCATTTATCGCAAAGGCACGGGCTCAATATTTGCGTGATTTCGGCGCAGCATTAAGCCCGTTCAACGCATTCCTTTTGAATCTCGGTCTCGAAACGCTCCACTTGCGCATGCCGCAACACAGCAACAACGCTTTAGCATTAGCTGAATTCCTTTCCAAAAATCCAGCTGTCAACTGGGTTAGCTATCCGGGACTCAAATCTAGCCCAAATTTCAAGCGCATCCGCAAATACTTCGACTATCAAGGCGGTAGCGGTGTGCTCACATTCGGTCTCAAGGGCGGCAAAACAGCTATTCGTTCATTTGTCAAAGCCTTGAAAGTCGCAGCCCTCGTGGTACATGTAGGTGATGCACGTACAAGCGTTTTGCATCCGGCAACAAGTACACATTCGCAGCTTTCTCCTAAAGATAGGCTCGCCGCAGGCATCCCCGACGATATGATTCGTGTATCCGTCGGTATCGAAGATCCACGCGATATTATTGCAGACTTCGAACAAGCTATTAATACAAGTATCAAAGGCGGTAAGTAA
- a CDS encoding alpha/beta hydrolase, whose translation MNYLIVPGLNNSDEKHWQTFWEKSLPNTLRVQQHSWDNPQKNDWIATLGDTIQKLNQDTIIVAHSLGVATTVMYLTQNQGKIPAHIKGAFLVSPSDVDNIEVIKSFAPMPLEKLPVPACVVASENDPFVSMERAEFFASAWGVKLFNAGKLGHINSATDLREWEQGRAFLAAFEESL comes from the coding sequence ATGAACTACCTGATTGTACCTGGTTTAAATAATTCAGACGAAAAACATTGGCAAACTTTTTGGGAAAAGAGCTTGCCCAATACGCTTCGCGTGCAACAACATAGTTGGGACAATCCGCAAAAAAACGATTGGATTGCAACTCTCGGCGATACAATTCAAAAATTGAATCAGGATACAATTATCGTAGCGCATAGTCTTGGCGTGGCAACAACAGTCATGTACCTCACGCAAAATCAAGGTAAAATTCCGGCACACATCAAAGGAGCTTTCCTAGTTTCTCCGAGCGATGTGGACAACATCGAAGTCATCAAATCTTTTGCACCAATGCCATTAGAAAAATTACCTGTTCCCGCATGCGTTGTCGCCAGCGAAAACGATCCGTTCGTCTCTATGGAACGTGCTGAATTTTTCGCATCCGCTTGGGGCGTAAAGTTATTCAACGCCGGTAAACTCGGGCATATCAATTCTGCAACAGACTTACGTGAATGGGAACAAGGCCGAGCATTTCTTGCTGCATTTGAAGAAAGCCTTTAA
- the epsC gene encoding serine O-acetyltransferase EpsC, translating into MHELIQESEVEKAVQIIFDDYNRGKHIDNIDIYNRPDQAEIQTILQNLIRVVYPGHFRDRTHKIYNPKNSFAVLIEDIFYHLHKQVAIALDYCKLRGTMTSDERKIESYRICKEFFAKIPQIREFLETDLHAAYDGDPAAGCLDEIILAYPGLMATTIYRIAHELYLLHVPVLPRLMTEYAHSKTGIDIHPGATIGKYFFIDHGTGIVIGETAVIGKNVKIYQGVTLGALSTRGGQRLSGKKRHPTIQDNVTIYAGASILGGDTVVGENAVIGGNAFITRSIDANTRVSIKNLELDYTTTDSKKHKTTEITQSDDWYYII; encoded by the coding sequence ATGCACGAACTTATCCAAGAATCTGAAGTTGAAAAAGCCGTACAAATTATTTTCGACGATTACAATCGCGGCAAGCATATCGACAATATCGATATTTACAATCGACCCGACCAGGCCGAGATCCAGACGATTTTGCAGAATTTGATTCGAGTCGTTTATCCTGGACACTTCAGAGATCGTACGCATAAGATTTACAATCCGAAAAACAGCTTTGCAGTTCTTATCGAAGATATCTTCTACCATCTCCACAAACAGGTGGCAATTGCTTTGGATTACTGTAAGCTTCGTGGCACTATGACTTCCGATGAACGCAAAATCGAAAGTTACAGAATTTGTAAGGAATTTTTCGCCAAGATTCCGCAAATCCGTGAATTCCTAGAAACGGACTTGCACGCAGCCTATGACGGCGACCCGGCTGCCGGCTGCCTTGACGAAATCATCCTCGCCTACCCCGGCCTCATGGCAACGACAATCTACCGCATTGCCCATGAGCTCTACCTTTTGCACGTTCCGGTTCTCCCGCGACTCATGACCGAATACGCACACTCTAAAACGGGTATCGATATTCACCCGGGTGCAACCATCGGCAAATACTTCTTTATCGATCACGGTACCGGCATTGTAATTGGCGAAACAGCAGTCATCGGCAAGAATGTGAAGATTTATCAAGGCGTTACGCTGGGAGCACTTTCCACACGAGGCGGCCAAAGACTCTCCGGCAAAAAGCGCCACCCGACAATTCAGGATAACGTCACTATTTATGCAGGCGCATCCATTCTCGGCGGCGATACGGTCGTAGGTGAAAATGCGGTCATCGGCGGCAACGCATTCATTACACGTTCCATCGATGCCAACACCCGCGTCAGCATCAAGAATTTGGAACTCGACTACACCACAACCGATAGCAAAAAACACAAAACCACAGAAATCACGCAAAGTGACGATTGGTACTACATTATTTAG
- a CDS encoding cysteine desulfurase, protein MTTNNPETRSLEELAGVPNAAELEQLANAYFPDLTDSAYAATPAAPEAQNASAAQGVSAAQGAAAISQTPAFDWEHPFATYGDQPTSSAPFAYGGSSTDTWLNTVEAPAVPESQFASQLSDIPTAPAPAQGYSPKVVSKTQAAEANRQIDAPTSLGGDSVKTGSANSGANSRNDSIRIGSKTLAQIRSDFPILSKQINGHPLVWLDNGATTQRPQVVIDRLKYYYENENSNVHRGAHTLAAASTDAYENARNIVRDFIGAPSSQEVVFVRGTTEAINLVANAYVKPTLQPGDEIIVSILEHHANIVPWQLIAEETGAVIKVIPCDSTGQLKLHDYEALFTKRTKFVSVTHVSNVLGTVTPIEELIAIAHRHGVRILIDGAQSIAHIPVNVAALDADFFVFSGHKVFAPTGIGVIYGKKELLEAARPYHGGGNMIADVTFERTIYNGIPNKFEAGTGSIADAVGLGAALQYLSEIGMPCVFRWEHELLQYGLKELKTVKGIHLVGTALNKASALAFKLDGYSDEEVGKRLDAYGVAVRTGHHCAQPVLRHFGYESTVRPTLALYNSPDDIDALVRALKTFA, encoded by the coding sequence ATGACTACGAATAATCCAGAAACCAGATCGCTGGAAGAACTCGCCGGAGTTCCCAATGCGGCTGAACTGGAGCAATTGGCAAATGCGTATTTTCCGGATTTGACGGATAGCGCATACGCAGCAACCCCCGCTGCTCCCGAAGCGCAGAATGCATCTGCAGCACAGGGTGTCAGTGCAGCACAGGGTGCCGCAGCCATTAGCCAAACTCCAGCTTTCGACTGGGAACATCCCTTTGCGACTTATGGCGACCAGCCGACATCTTCGGCTCCGTTTGCCTACGGCGGAAGTTCTACAGACACCTGGCTCAACACGGTCGAAGCCCCTGCGGTTCCCGAATCGCAGTTTGCATCGCAGCTGAGCGATATTCCGACAGCCCCCGCACCGGCTCAGGGTTACTCCCCGAAAGTCGTGTCCAAGACGCAGGCTGCCGAAGCTAATCGCCAGATCGACGCTCCGACATCTCTCGGTGGTGACTCCGTGAAGACAGGTTCTGCAAACAGCGGCGCAAATTCTCGCAACGATTCCATCCGCATCGGTTCCAAGACGCTTGCCCAGATCCGTTCTGACTTCCCGATTCTTTCGAAGCAGATCAACGGTCATCCACTCGTTTGGCTCGATAACGGTGCAACGACGCAGCGCCCGCAGGTAGTCATTGACCGCCTCAAGTACTACTACGAAAACGAAAACTCCAACGTTCACCGTGGCGCACACACGCTCGCGGCAGCATCGACAGACGCATACGAAAACGCACGCAACATTGTTCGTGACTTTATCGGTGCTCCGTCTTCTCAGGAAGTCGTTTTTGTTCGCGGTACGACCGAAGCTATTAACTTGGTTGCAAACGCTTACGTAAAGCCGACGCTCCAGCCGGGTGACGAGATCATCGTTTCCATCCTGGAACATCACGCCAACATCGTTCCTTGGCAGCTCATTGCCGAAGAAACAGGTGCCGTGATTAAGGTAATTCCGTGCGATTCTACCGGTCAGCTCAAGCTCCACGATTACGAAGCATTGTTCACGAAGCGCACCAAGTTCGTTTCCGTGACGCATGTTTCGAACGTGCTCGGCACTGTGACCCCGATTGAAGAACTCATCGCCATCGCTCATAGACACGGCGTGAGAATCCTCATTGACGGTGCACAGTCTATCGCTCACATTCCGGTGAATGTCGCAGCCCTCGACGCAGACTTCTTCGTGTTCTCTGGACACAAGGTGTTTGCTCCGACCGGCATCGGCGTTATCTATGGCAAAAAGGAATTGCTCGAAGCAGCAAGACCTTACCATGGCGGCGGTAACATGATTGCGGACGTGACGTTCGAACGCACCATTTACAACGGAATTCCGAACAAGTTCGAAGCAGGAACGGGAAGCATCGCCGACGCTGTTGGCCTTGGTGCTGCACTCCAGTACCTCTCCGAAATCGGAATGCCCTGCGTATTCCGTTGGGAACATGAACTGTTGCAGTATGGCCTCAAGGAATTGAAGACCGTCAAGGGAATTCACCTTGTAGGAACCGCACTCAACAAGGCATCTGCGCTTGCCTTCAAGCTCGACGGTTATTCCGACGAAGAAGTTGGCAAGAGACTCGATGCTTACGGCGTTGCCGTTCGCACCGGTCATCACTGCGCACAGCCTGTCTTACGCCATTTCGGATACGAAAGTACCGTGCGACCCACTCTCGCACTCTACAACTCGCCCGATGACATCGATGCACTCGTAAGAGCGCTGAAGACGTTCGCGTAA
- a CDS encoding family 2A encapsulin nanocompartment shell protein, whose product MANEAEKNTGLNALGAKAAYNLANVTKTKPQFGALTPKWLTKFLEFKGLETGLFRVNKVVEGQTPLDILCSATKKSDIIPEGYVEYETEPREYKLNSISTIINVNTAIEDVYSSPYDQVQEQLGLAIESLRERQESQLINNDDYGLLKNIADTQRIQPLRDDGRPTPDDLDELISKVWKEPSFFLAHPRAIAAFERECTRRGVPPVVVDIAGGKFLTWRGIPLVPTDKLLVDGVKNPKSKGGKTNILLVRTGEAKRGVIGLFQAGLKNEHSRGLSVRFRGIDNKGVASYLLSLYCSAAILSDDAIAVLEDVEVGEYYDYE is encoded by the coding sequence ATGGCAAATGAAGCAGAAAAGAACACGGGCCTTAACGCCCTCGGCGCCAAGGCCGCATACAACCTGGCGAACGTCACCAAGACCAAGCCGCAATTTGGCGCGCTCACGCCCAAGTGGCTCACCAAGTTCCTTGAATTCAAGGGTCTCGAAACAGGTCTTTTCCGCGTGAACAAGGTCGTCGAAGGCCAGACACCGCTCGACATTCTCTGCAGCGCAACCAAGAAGTCTGACATTATCCCGGAAGGCTACGTCGAATACGAAACCGAACCGCGTGAATACAAGCTCAACTCCATTTCCACGATCATCAACGTCAACACCGCTATCGAAGACGTTTACAGCTCTCCGTATGATCAGGTTCAGGAACAGCTCGGTCTCGCTATCGAATCTCTCCGCGAACGTCAGGAAAGCCAGCTCATCAACAATGACGACTACGGTCTCTTGAAGAACATCGCTGACACCCAGCGCATCCAGCCGCTCCGCGACGATGGCCGTCCGACTCCGGACGATCTCGATGAACTCATCTCCAAGGTTTGGAAGGAACCGTCCTTCTTCCTCGCCCACCCGCGTGCTATTGCAGCTTTCGAACGCGAATGCACCCGCCGTGGCGTGCCGCCTGTCGTCGTTGACATCGCCGGTGGCAAGTTCCTCACCTGGCGCGGCATTCCTCTCGTCCCGACCGACAAGCTCCTTGTCGATGGCGTGAAGAATCCGAAGTCCAAGGGTGGCAAGACCAACATCTTGCTCGTCCGTACTGGCGAAGCAAAGCGCGGTGTTATCGGTCTCTTCCAGGCTGGCCTCAAGAACGAACACTCTCGCGGCCTCTCCGTGCGTTTCCGCGGTATCGACAACAAGGGTGTCGCATCTTACCTCCTGTCGCTCTACTGCTCTGCAGCAATCCTTTCCGACGACGCTATCGCAGTCCTTGAAGACGTAGAGGTTGGCGAATACTATGACTACGAATAA
- the thiF gene encoding thiazole biosynthesis adenylyltransferase ThiF — translation MKIYISATLRNFFGKNSQVEAPADTVRKALAFLTTTYPEGEKVLYDDNKKVRDFIQIYVNNKKLTVETIWDATLPEDTEILLLPAIAGGAPTDAPVESLISDERRKAVSFDDSEIERFGKHLMLRDIGVKGQKRIKAAKVVVVGAGALGSPVIQYLAAAGVGTIKVIDFDEVSLENLQSQVIHGTRDVKRPKVASARDKVKNINKTIVFEAVKEQLDASNIEAEIEGYDLVVDCTDNYKARYLINDACALHGIPVVFGAIYQFEGQVGVFNLDGGPCLRCQYPSPPPAGLIPSCAEGGAISPLPGIIGSIQANEALKLILGIGEHLNGKILHVDSLYLSSRILKVERNCHCPICGNNPTITSVEEIDYEELCGLKTTNETPVEGFTPEELAKRIDNGDDMTIVDVREPHERAILRFPNAIVIPIGQLVRRQKELDPNKDTIFVCKQGKRSELAINTLREAGYTGPLYNLKGGIDAMKDIMFSHEGAWL, via the coding sequence GTGAAAATATACATATCAGCAACACTCAGGAATTTCTTTGGGAAGAACTCCCAAGTAGAAGCCCCTGCCGATACGGTCAGAAAGGCTCTCGCATTTTTAACGACGACTTACCCAGAAGGAGAAAAGGTTCTTTACGACGACAATAAAAAGGTCAGGGACTTCATCCAGATTTACGTCAACAACAAAAAATTGACCGTTGAAACGATTTGGGACGCCACTCTTCCAGAAGATACCGAAATTCTACTTTTGCCCGCCATCGCTGGCGGTGCACCGACCGACGCTCCCGTAGAGAGCCTAATTTCGGACGAAAGGCGCAAAGCCGTTTCATTTGATGATTCTGAAATCGAACGTTTCGGCAAGCACCTGATGCTCCGCGATATCGGCGTCAAGGGTCAAAAGCGCATCAAGGCCGCAAAAGTGGTCGTCGTAGGCGCAGGAGCCCTCGGTTCCCCAGTCATCCAATACCTCGCCGCTGCAGGCGTTGGCACCATCAAGGTCATCGATTTTGACGAAGTCTCGCTTGAAAATTTGCAGAGCCAAGTCATTCACGGCACACGCGATGTCAAGCGTCCAAAAGTCGCCTCCGCAAGGGACAAAGTAAAAAACATCAACAAGACAATAGTCTTCGAAGCCGTCAAGGAACAGCTCGACGCATCGAACATCGAAGCTGAAATTGAAGGCTACGATTTAGTCGTCGATTGCACAGACAACTACAAGGCTCGCTACTTGATCAACGATGCTTGCGCACTGCACGGCATTCCGGTTGTATTCGGCGCCATTTACCAGTTCGAAGGCCAAGTCGGCGTATTCAATCTGGATGGCGGTCCGTGCTTGCGTTGCCAATACCCATCTCCTCCGCCGGCAGGGCTCATCCCCTCTTGCGCAGAAGGTGGTGCCATCAGTCCGCTCCCAGGCATCATCGGTAGCATCCAAGCGAATGAAGCGCTCAAGCTCATCTTGGGAATCGGCGAACACCTGAACGGCAAAATTCTCCATGTCGATAGCTTGTACTTGTCATCGAGAATTCTCAAAGTCGAACGCAATTGCCATTGCCCGATTTGCGGGAACAACCCGACAATCACGAGCGTTGAAGAAATCGACTACGAAGAACTTTGCGGATTGAAGACCACAAACGAAACGCCTGTAGAAGGATTCACGCCCGAAGAACTTGCCAAGCGCATCGACAACGGCGACGACATGACCATCGTGGATGTCCGCGAACCGCACGAACGCGCAATTCTGCGATTCCCGAACGCCATCGTGATTCCGATTGGACAGCTCGTCCGCAGGCAAAAGGAACTCGACCCGAACAAGGATACCATTTTCGTCTGCAAGCAGGGCAAACGCAGCGAACTCGCCATCAACACCTTGCGCGAAGCGGGTTACACCGGTCCTCTGTACAACTTGAAGGGCGGTATCGACGCAATGAAGGACATCATGTTCTCGCACGAAGGCGCTTGGTTATAA
- a CDS encoding Mov34/MPN/PAD-1 family protein gives MTTKFSKIVSEQMALAAKKAYPSECCGILVGKKSEKGEIEVTDIREAPNLFHGQKSVHFQIDPLFIYHLEQEIEASGLEIVGVYHSHPDCPAILSKEDENYMVPGLEYVIMSVKNGEVVDVKSYQRDLQ, from the coding sequence TTGACAACCAAATTTAGTAAAATAGTTTCAGAGCAAATGGCTTTAGCCGCAAAAAAAGCATACCCAAGTGAATGCTGCGGCATTTTGGTTGGAAAAAAGTCTGAAAAGGGCGAAATCGAAGTCACCGATATTCGCGAAGCCCCAAACCTGTTTCATGGGCAAAAATCTGTCCATTTTCAAATAGACCCGCTATTTATCTACCACTTGGAACAAGAAATCGAAGCCAGCGGTCTTGAGATTGTCGGCGTTTACCACTCACACCCCGACTGTCCCGCCATCCTCTCCAAAGAAGACGAGAATTACATGGTCCCCGGCCTCGAATACGTCATCATGTCTGTAAAAAACGGCGAAGTCGTAGATGTGAAAAGCTATCAGCGGGATTTGCAATGA
- a CDS encoding M67 family metallopeptidase, producing MITISKDNYQKILEHAQKNLPEEACGLIAGKIEGNDKHIEKVYLLTNIDHSNEHFSLDPKEHLAAIKDMRQNGLSPLGNWHSHPESPSRPSQEDKRLAFDSKASYLILSLMDRANPVLNSFHIEGDNATNEGLVIE from the coding sequence ATGATTACAATTTCAAAAGATAATTATCAAAAAATCCTGGAGCATGCCCAGAAGAACCTCCCCGAAGAGGCTTGCGGGCTGATTGCCGGGAAAATTGAGGGGAACGACAAGCATATTGAAAAGGTTTACCTGCTCACGAACATAGACCATTCCAATGAGCACTTTTCGCTTGACCCCAAGGAACACTTAGCCGCCATCAAGGATATGCGCCAAAATGGCCTATCCCCGCTTGGCAACTGGCATTCTCACCCTGAATCCCCGTCGCGCCCGTCGCAAGAAGACAAGCGCCTCGCTTTCGACAGCAAGGCTAGCTACTTGATTCTTTCGCTGATGGACCGCGCAAATCCGGTACTCAATTCGTTCCATATCGAAGGCGACAACGCCACAAACGAAGGCTTGGTGATTGAGTAA
- the thiF gene encoding thiazole biosynthesis adenylyltransferase ThiF, whose translation MAFTNEQLERYSRHIILKEVGAKGQKKLLNAKVLVIGAGGLGAPVAMYLAAAGVGTIGIADADVVDLSNLQRQIIHATKDVGKPKVQSAKETMEAMNPDVKVITYHTFVTSENIMDLIKDYDFIIDGTDNFPAKFLINDACVMAKKPFSHAGIIRFQGQLMTYVPGQGPCYRCVFKEPPPKDAVPTCKQAGVIGAMGGVIGSLQAMEAVKYILGVGNLLTGYLLTYNALTMEFRKIKLPTNTKDCAVCGDHPTIDHLIDYEQAVCEMKH comes from the coding sequence ATGGCTTTTACTAACGAACAACTTGAACGCTATTCCCGCCACATCATCCTCAAGGAAGTGGGCGCAAAGGGCCAGAAGAAGCTTTTGAACGCCAAGGTGCTCGTCATTGGCGCAGGTGGCCTCGGTGCTCCTGTCGCTATGTACCTCGCCGCCGCAGGCGTTGGCACCATCGGCATTGCCGATGCAGACGTCGTTGACCTTTCCAATTTGCAGCGCCAGATAATACACGCTACAAAGGACGTGGGCAAGCCCAAGGTGCAGTCCGCCAAGGAAACGATGGAAGCGATGAACCCGGATGTCAAGGTGATTACGTACCACACGTTCGTCACCAGCGAAAACATCATGGACCTCATCAAGGATTACGATTTTATCATTGATGGAACCGACAACTTCCCGGCAAAGTTCCTCATCAACGACGCATGCGTCATGGCCAAGAAGCCGTTCTCTCACGCGGGCATTATCCGCTTCCAGGGGCAGCTCATGACGTACGTTCCGGGTCAAGGTCCGTGCTACCGCTGCGTCTTCAAGGAACCCCCTCCGAAAGATGCCGTGCCGACTTGCAAGCAGGCAGGCGTAATCGGCGCTATGGGCGGTGTTATCGGAAGCCTCCAGGCGATGGAAGCCGTCAAGTACATTCTCGGTGTCGGCAATTTGCTCACGGGATACTTGCTCACCTACAATGCGCTCACGATGGAATTCCGCAAGATCAAGCTCCCGACGAACACGAAGGATTGCGCAGTCTGCGGTGACCATCCGACGATTGACCATCTGATCGACTACGAACAAGCCGTCTGTGAGATGAAGCACTAA
- the thiS gene encoding sulfur carrier protein ThiS has product MFITVAGNKKEVKDGLTVAELIEQEKVETPQYVTVSLNDEFVENGNFATTALKDGDNVEFLYFMGGGQ; this is encoded by the coding sequence ATGTTTATTACTGTTGCAGGAAACAAGAAAGAAGTTAAAGACGGCCTCACCGTCGCAGAACTCATTGAACAAGAAAAGGTCGAAACGCCGCAGTATGTGACCGTTTCCCTCAACGATGAATTTGTCGAAAACGGCAATTTCGCAACGACCGCTCTCAAGGACGGCGACAACGTCGAATTCCTCTACTTCATGGGAGGTGGTCAGTAA